The following are encoded together in the Astyanax mexicanus isolate ESR-SI-001 chromosome 8, AstMex3_surface, whole genome shotgun sequence genome:
- the ubtfl gene encoding upstream binding transcription factor, like isoform X2 encodes MNGSSSMAVTQGVRIKIDPDDDVWSKEDCLMLLERIRTLLPDGDAMKYKTTESHFDWEKVGFGNYTGDMCKQKWQKVSTEVRKYRTMTELIVDAIEYVKNPYKGKKLKTHPDFPKKPLTPYFRFFMEKRAKYAKIHPEMSNLDLTKILSKKYKELPEKKKLKYIQEFQREKESFEKNMARFKEDHPDLIEERKKSDLPEKPKTPQQLWYNHEKKTFMKLHPDVSQKELKEALRRQWSQLSDKKRLKWISKALELQKDYEDSLKAYHEAHPDSNSDEHVKSVLTKAERQLKDKFDGRPTKPPPNGYSLYCAELMVNMKDVPSTERMVLCSKQWKMMTQKEKDMFQKRCEQKKKQYEIDLQRFLESLPEEERDRVLMEEKLGGTRLSLVGAGSPAGSKSPSSKERVRDPELDHWVQGLPKDRRDGKKKLTTRLPDTPKTPEEMWQQSVIGDYLAKYRSDRKKAQTAMEAAWKAMEKKEKIPWIKKAAEDQKRYEVQYRTVRELLDMRIVPSGQGQKKPKFDGEPKKPPVSGYQMFSQELLTNGELNHFSLKERMVEIGKRWHKLNQTQKDKYKKQVEEQQLEYKAELEVWVKSLSPQERAVYKEFSCAKRRSTTKTQAPSAKVRVTKGKAVGARAAVLGAGGGKRSMAYRAKDTSDSDEEDDKTDTSDSEDEDEESDASTDSEDDEDDDENDDEEDDEEDEEDQSEGSSSSTEDSSDSDSD; translated from the exons ATGAATGGCAGCAGCAGCATGGCTGTCACCCAGGGTGTTCGGATCAAAATCGACCCAG ATGATGATGTGTGGAGTAAAGAGGACTGTCTGATGCTGCTGGAGAGGATCAGGACTCTACTGCCTGATGGGGACGCTATGAAATACAAGACCACAGAGTCTCATTTTGACTGGGAGAAGGTGGGCTTTGGAAACTACACAGGGGACATGTGCAAGCAGAAATGGCAGAAAGTTTCCACAGAG GTGCGTAAATACAGGACAATGACAGAGCTTATTGTGGATGCCATAGAATACGTGAAGAACCCTTACAAAGGAAAGAAACTGAAG ACCCATCCAGACTTTCCAAAAAAGCCCCTCACACCCTACTTTCGTTTCTTCATGGAGAAAAGAGCCAAGTATGCAAAAATCCACCCAGAGATGAGCAACCTAGATCTTACCAAAATCCTGTCCAAAAAGTACAAGGAGCTCCCGGAAAAGAAAAAG CTCAAATACATTCAGGAATTCCAGAGGGAGAAGGAATCGTTTGAAAAGAACATGGCACGGTTCAA AGAGGACCATCCTGATTTGATAGAAGAACGAAAGAAATCAGACCTCCCAGAGAAGCCCAAAACCCCTCAGCAGCTCTGGTACAACCATGAGAAAAAAACCTTCATGAAGCTTCACCCAGAt GTAAGCCAAAAAGAGCTGAAGGAAGCTTTACGCAGACAGTGGTCTCAACTCTCTGACAAGAAAAGGCTGAAATGGATCAGCAAAGCCCTGGAGCTGCAGAAAGACTATGAG GACAGCTTAAAGGCCTACCATGAAGCGCATCCAGACTCAAACTCAGATGAGCACGTTAAGTCTGTGTTAACAAAGGCTGAACGGCAGCTCAAGGACAAGTTTGATGGCCGGCCTACCAAACCACCACC AAACGGTTATTCTCTATATTGTGCCGAGCTGATGGTAAACATGAAGGATGTGCCAAGTACAGAGAGGATGGTGCTGTGCAGTAAGCAGTGGAAAATGATGACCCAGAAAGAGAAGGACATGTTCCAGAAGCGATGTGAACAG AAAAAGAAGCAGTATGAGATTGACCTTCAGAGGTTTCTTGAG AGTCTGCCAGAGGAGGAGAGAGATCGAGTACTGATGGAGGAGAAGCTGGGAGGCACTAGGCTGAGTTTGGTAGGAGCTGGCAGCCCTGCTGGATCTAAATCCCCTTCAAGCAAG GAACGAGTTCGAGACCCTGAACTGGACCACTGGGTACAGGGGTTACCTAAAGATAGACGGGATGGGAAGAAGAAGTTGACAACGCGCCTCCCAGATACTCCTAAAACACCGGAGGAGATGTGGCAGCAGAGTGTAATAGGGGACTACCTGGCCAAATATAGG AGCGATAGGAAGAAAGCACAGACCGCCATGGAAGCCGCATGGAAAGCCatggaaaagaaagagaagatcCCCTGGATCAAGAAGGCGGCTGAGGACCAGAAGCGATACGAGGTTCAGTACCGGACTGTG AGAGAGCTGCTGGACATGAGGATTGTCCCATCAGGACAGGGGCAAAAAAAACCCAAGTTTGACGGGGAGCCCAAGAAACCTCCTGT GAGTGGTTATCAGATGTTCTCTCAGGAGCTGTTGACGAACGGAGAGCTGAACCACTTCAGTCTGAAGGAGCGCATGGTGGAGATCGGCAAGCGCTGGCACAAGCTCAACCAGACCCAGAAGGACAAGTACAAGAAACAGGTGGAGGAGCAGCAGCTTGAATACAAAGCAGAGCTGGAGGTGTGGGTGAAG tctctctctcctcAGGAGCGGGCGGTTTATAAGGAGTTTTCTTGTGCG AAACGGCGAAGTACGACAAAGACTCAAGCTCCCAGCGCTAAAGTTCGTGTTACCAAGGGGAAGGCGGTAGGTGCCAGAGCCGCAGTGCTGGGGGCCGGGGGGGGCAAACGTTCCATGGCGTACAGGGCAAAG GACACATCAGACTCAGATGAAGAGGACGATAAGACAGACACATCAGACTCTGAGGATGAGGACGAGGAGTCCGATGCTAGCACAGATAGCGAGGATGACGAGGATGATGACGAG AACGACGATGAGGAGGATGACGAGGAAGATGAGGAAGACCAATCAGAGGGTTCGAGCAGCTCAACCGAAGACAGCAGTGACTCTGATTCGGACTAA
- the ubtfl gene encoding upstream binding transcription factor, like isoform X5, with translation MNGSSSMAVTQGVRIKIDPDDDVWSKEDCLMLLERIRTLLPDGDAMKYKTTESHFDWEKVGFGNYTGDMCKQKWQKVSTEVRKYRTMTELIVDAIEYVKNPYKGKKLKTHPDFPKKPLTPYFRFFMEKRAKYAKIHPEMSNLDLTKILSKKYKELPEKKKLKYIQEFQREKESFEKNMARFKEDHPDLIEERKKSDLPEKPKTPQQLWYNHEKKTFMKLHPDVSQKELKEALRRQWSQLSDKKRLKWISKALELQKDYEDSLKAYHEAHPDSNSDEHVKSVLTKAERQLKDKFDGRPTKPPPNGYSLYCAELMVNMKDVPSTERMVLCSKQWKMMTQKEKDMFQKRCEQKKKQYEIDLQRFLESLPEEERDRVLMEEKLGGTRLSLVGAGSPAGSKSPSSKERVRDPELDHWVQGLPKDRRDGKKKLTTRLPDTPKTPEEMWQQSVIGDYLAKYRSDRKKAQTAMEAAWKAMEKKEKIPWIKKAAEDQKRYEVQYRTVRELLDMRIVPSGQGQKKPKFDGEPKKPPVSGYQMFSQELLTNGELNHFSLKERMVEIGKRWHKLNQTQKDKYKKQVEEQQLEYKAELEVWVKSLSPQERAVYKEFSCAKRRSTTKTQAPSAKVRVTKGKADTSDSDEEDDKTDTSDSEDEDEESDASTDSEDDEDDDENDDEEDDEEDEEDQSEGSSSSTEDSSDSDSD, from the exons ATGAATGGCAGCAGCAGCATGGCTGTCACCCAGGGTGTTCGGATCAAAATCGACCCAG ATGATGATGTGTGGAGTAAAGAGGACTGTCTGATGCTGCTGGAGAGGATCAGGACTCTACTGCCTGATGGGGACGCTATGAAATACAAGACCACAGAGTCTCATTTTGACTGGGAGAAGGTGGGCTTTGGAAACTACACAGGGGACATGTGCAAGCAGAAATGGCAGAAAGTTTCCACAGAG GTGCGTAAATACAGGACAATGACAGAGCTTATTGTGGATGCCATAGAATACGTGAAGAACCCTTACAAAGGAAAGAAACTGAAG ACCCATCCAGACTTTCCAAAAAAGCCCCTCACACCCTACTTTCGTTTCTTCATGGAGAAAAGAGCCAAGTATGCAAAAATCCACCCAGAGATGAGCAACCTAGATCTTACCAAAATCCTGTCCAAAAAGTACAAGGAGCTCCCGGAAAAGAAAAAG CTCAAATACATTCAGGAATTCCAGAGGGAGAAGGAATCGTTTGAAAAGAACATGGCACGGTTCAA AGAGGACCATCCTGATTTGATAGAAGAACGAAAGAAATCAGACCTCCCAGAGAAGCCCAAAACCCCTCAGCAGCTCTGGTACAACCATGAGAAAAAAACCTTCATGAAGCTTCACCCAGAt GTAAGCCAAAAAGAGCTGAAGGAAGCTTTACGCAGACAGTGGTCTCAACTCTCTGACAAGAAAAGGCTGAAATGGATCAGCAAAGCCCTGGAGCTGCAGAAAGACTATGAG GACAGCTTAAAGGCCTACCATGAAGCGCATCCAGACTCAAACTCAGATGAGCACGTTAAGTCTGTGTTAACAAAGGCTGAACGGCAGCTCAAGGACAAGTTTGATGGCCGGCCTACCAAACCACCACC AAACGGTTATTCTCTATATTGTGCCGAGCTGATGGTAAACATGAAGGATGTGCCAAGTACAGAGAGGATGGTGCTGTGCAGTAAGCAGTGGAAAATGATGACCCAGAAAGAGAAGGACATGTTCCAGAAGCGATGTGAACAG AAAAAGAAGCAGTATGAGATTGACCTTCAGAGGTTTCTTGAG AGTCTGCCAGAGGAGGAGAGAGATCGAGTACTGATGGAGGAGAAGCTGGGAGGCACTAGGCTGAGTTTGGTAGGAGCTGGCAGCCCTGCTGGATCTAAATCCCCTTCAAGCAAG GAACGAGTTCGAGACCCTGAACTGGACCACTGGGTACAGGGGTTACCTAAAGATAGACGGGATGGGAAGAAGAAGTTGACAACGCGCCTCCCAGATACTCCTAAAACACCGGAGGAGATGTGGCAGCAGAGTGTAATAGGGGACTACCTGGCCAAATATAGG AGCGATAGGAAGAAAGCACAGACCGCCATGGAAGCCGCATGGAAAGCCatggaaaagaaagagaagatcCCCTGGATCAAGAAGGCGGCTGAGGACCAGAAGCGATACGAGGTTCAGTACCGGACTGTG AGAGAGCTGCTGGACATGAGGATTGTCCCATCAGGACAGGGGCAAAAAAAACCCAAGTTTGACGGGGAGCCCAAGAAACCTCCTGT GAGTGGTTATCAGATGTTCTCTCAGGAGCTGTTGACGAACGGAGAGCTGAACCACTTCAGTCTGAAGGAGCGCATGGTGGAGATCGGCAAGCGCTGGCACAAGCTCAACCAGACCCAGAAGGACAAGTACAAGAAACAGGTGGAGGAGCAGCAGCTTGAATACAAAGCAGAGCTGGAGGTGTGGGTGAAG tctctctctcctcAGGAGCGGGCGGTTTATAAGGAGTTTTCTTGTGCG AAACGGCGAAGTACGACAAAGACTCAAGCTCCCAGCGCTAAAGTTCGTGTTACCAAGGGGAAGGCG GACACATCAGACTCAGATGAAGAGGACGATAAGACAGACACATCAGACTCTGAGGATGAGGACGAGGAGTCCGATGCTAGCACAGATAGCGAGGATGACGAGGATGATGACGAG AACGACGATGAGGAGGATGACGAGGAAGATGAGGAAGACCAATCAGAGGGTTCGAGCAGCTCAACCGAAGACAGCAGTGACTCTGATTCGGACTAA
- the ubtfl gene encoding upstream binding transcription factor, like isoform X3 has translation MNGSSSMAVTQGVRIKIDPDDDVWSKEDCLMLLERIRTLLPDGDAMKYKTTESHFDWEKVGFGNYTGDMCKQKWQKVSTEVRKYRTMTELIVDAIEYVKNPYKGKKLKTHPDFPKKPLTPYFRFFMEKRAKYAKIHPEMSNLDLTKILSKKYKELPEKKKLKYIQEFQREKESFEKNMARFKEDHPDLIEERKKSDLPEKPKTPQQLWYNHEKKTFMKLHPDVSQKELKEALRRQWSQLSDKKRLKWISKALELQKDYEDSLKAYHEAHPDSNSDEHVKSVLTKAERQLKDKFDGRPTKPPPNGYSLYCAELMVNMKDVPSTERMVLCSKQWKMMTQKEKDMFQKRCEQKKKQYEIDLQRFLESLPEEERDRVLMEEKLGGTRLSLVGAGSPAGSKSPSSKERVRDPELDHWVQGLPKDRRDGKKKLTTRLPDTPKTPEEMWQQSVIGDYLAKYRSDRKKAQTAMEAAWKAMEKKEKIPWIKKAAEDQKRYERELLDMRIVPSGQGQKKPKFDGEPKKPPVSGYQMFSQELLTNGELNHFSLKERMVEIGKRWHKLNQTQKDKYKKQVEEQQLEYKAELEVWVKSLSPQERAVYKEFSCAKRRSTTKTQAPSAKVRVTKGKAVGARAAVLGAGGGKRSMAYRAKQDTSDSDEEDDKTDTSDSEDEDEESDASTDSEDDEDDDENDDEEDDEEDEEDQSEGSSSSTEDSSDSDSD, from the exons ATGAATGGCAGCAGCAGCATGGCTGTCACCCAGGGTGTTCGGATCAAAATCGACCCAG ATGATGATGTGTGGAGTAAAGAGGACTGTCTGATGCTGCTGGAGAGGATCAGGACTCTACTGCCTGATGGGGACGCTATGAAATACAAGACCACAGAGTCTCATTTTGACTGGGAGAAGGTGGGCTTTGGAAACTACACAGGGGACATGTGCAAGCAGAAATGGCAGAAAGTTTCCACAGAG GTGCGTAAATACAGGACAATGACAGAGCTTATTGTGGATGCCATAGAATACGTGAAGAACCCTTACAAAGGAAAGAAACTGAAG ACCCATCCAGACTTTCCAAAAAAGCCCCTCACACCCTACTTTCGTTTCTTCATGGAGAAAAGAGCCAAGTATGCAAAAATCCACCCAGAGATGAGCAACCTAGATCTTACCAAAATCCTGTCCAAAAAGTACAAGGAGCTCCCGGAAAAGAAAAAG CTCAAATACATTCAGGAATTCCAGAGGGAGAAGGAATCGTTTGAAAAGAACATGGCACGGTTCAA AGAGGACCATCCTGATTTGATAGAAGAACGAAAGAAATCAGACCTCCCAGAGAAGCCCAAAACCCCTCAGCAGCTCTGGTACAACCATGAGAAAAAAACCTTCATGAAGCTTCACCCAGAt GTAAGCCAAAAAGAGCTGAAGGAAGCTTTACGCAGACAGTGGTCTCAACTCTCTGACAAGAAAAGGCTGAAATGGATCAGCAAAGCCCTGGAGCTGCAGAAAGACTATGAG GACAGCTTAAAGGCCTACCATGAAGCGCATCCAGACTCAAACTCAGATGAGCACGTTAAGTCTGTGTTAACAAAGGCTGAACGGCAGCTCAAGGACAAGTTTGATGGCCGGCCTACCAAACCACCACC AAACGGTTATTCTCTATATTGTGCCGAGCTGATGGTAAACATGAAGGATGTGCCAAGTACAGAGAGGATGGTGCTGTGCAGTAAGCAGTGGAAAATGATGACCCAGAAAGAGAAGGACATGTTCCAGAAGCGATGTGAACAG AAAAAGAAGCAGTATGAGATTGACCTTCAGAGGTTTCTTGAG AGTCTGCCAGAGGAGGAGAGAGATCGAGTACTGATGGAGGAGAAGCTGGGAGGCACTAGGCTGAGTTTGGTAGGAGCTGGCAGCCCTGCTGGATCTAAATCCCCTTCAAGCAAG GAACGAGTTCGAGACCCTGAACTGGACCACTGGGTACAGGGGTTACCTAAAGATAGACGGGATGGGAAGAAGAAGTTGACAACGCGCCTCCCAGATACTCCTAAAACACCGGAGGAGATGTGGCAGCAGAGTGTAATAGGGGACTACCTGGCCAAATATAGG AGCGATAGGAAGAAAGCACAGACCGCCATGGAAGCCGCATGGAAAGCCatggaaaagaaagagaagatcCCCTGGATCAAGAAGGCGGCTGAGGACCAGAAGCGATACGAG AGAGAGCTGCTGGACATGAGGATTGTCCCATCAGGACAGGGGCAAAAAAAACCCAAGTTTGACGGGGAGCCCAAGAAACCTCCTGT GAGTGGTTATCAGATGTTCTCTCAGGAGCTGTTGACGAACGGAGAGCTGAACCACTTCAGTCTGAAGGAGCGCATGGTGGAGATCGGCAAGCGCTGGCACAAGCTCAACCAGACCCAGAAGGACAAGTACAAGAAACAGGTGGAGGAGCAGCAGCTTGAATACAAAGCAGAGCTGGAGGTGTGGGTGAAG tctctctctcctcAGGAGCGGGCGGTTTATAAGGAGTTTTCTTGTGCG AAACGGCGAAGTACGACAAAGACTCAAGCTCCCAGCGCTAAAGTTCGTGTTACCAAGGGGAAGGCGGTAGGTGCCAGAGCCGCAGTGCTGGGGGCCGGGGGGGGCAAACGTTCCATGGCGTACAGGGCAAAG CAGGACACATCAGACTCAGATGAAGAGGACGATAAGACAGACACATCAGACTCTGAGGATGAGGACGAGGAGTCCGATGCTAGCACAGATAGCGAGGATGACGAGGATGATGACGAG AACGACGATGAGGAGGATGACGAGGAAGATGAGGAAGACCAATCAGAGGGTTCGAGCAGCTCAACCGAAGACAGCAGTGACTCTGATTCGGACTAA
- the ubtfl gene encoding upstream binding transcription factor, like isoform X4, translated as MNGSSSMAVTQGVRIKIDPDDDVWSKEDCLMLLERIRTLLPDGDAMKYKTTESHFDWEKVGFGNYTGDMCKQKWQKVSTEVRKYRTMTELIVDAIEYVKNPYKGKKLKTHPDFPKKPLTPYFRFFMEKRAKYAKIHPEMSNLDLTKILSKKYKELPEKKKLKYIQEFQREKESFEKNMARFKEDHPDLIEERKKSDLPEKPKTPQQLWYNHEKKTFMKLHPDVSQKELKEALRRQWSQLSDKKRLKWISKALELQKDYEDSLKAYHEAHPDSNSDEHVKSVLTKAERQLKDKFDGRPTKPPPNGYSLYCAELMVNMKDVPSTERMVLCSKQWKMMTQKEKDMFQKRCEQKKKQYEIDLQRFLESLPEEERDRVLMEEKLGGTRLSLVGAGSPAGSKSPSSKERVRDPELDHWVQGLPKDRRDGKKKLTTRLPDTPKTPEEMWQQSVIGDYLAKYRSDRKKAQTAMEAAWKAMEKKEKIPWIKKAAEDQKRYEVQYRTVRELLDMRIVPSGQGQKKPKFDGEPKKPPVSGYQMFSQELLTNGELNHFSLKERMVEIGKRWHKLNQTQKDKYKKQVEEQQLEYKAELEVWVKSLSPQERAVYKEFSCAKRRSTTKTQAPSAKVRVTKGKAQDTSDSDEEDDKTDTSDSEDEDEESDASTDSEDDEDDDENDDEEDDEEDEEDQSEGSSSSTEDSSDSDSD; from the exons ATGAATGGCAGCAGCAGCATGGCTGTCACCCAGGGTGTTCGGATCAAAATCGACCCAG ATGATGATGTGTGGAGTAAAGAGGACTGTCTGATGCTGCTGGAGAGGATCAGGACTCTACTGCCTGATGGGGACGCTATGAAATACAAGACCACAGAGTCTCATTTTGACTGGGAGAAGGTGGGCTTTGGAAACTACACAGGGGACATGTGCAAGCAGAAATGGCAGAAAGTTTCCACAGAG GTGCGTAAATACAGGACAATGACAGAGCTTATTGTGGATGCCATAGAATACGTGAAGAACCCTTACAAAGGAAAGAAACTGAAG ACCCATCCAGACTTTCCAAAAAAGCCCCTCACACCCTACTTTCGTTTCTTCATGGAGAAAAGAGCCAAGTATGCAAAAATCCACCCAGAGATGAGCAACCTAGATCTTACCAAAATCCTGTCCAAAAAGTACAAGGAGCTCCCGGAAAAGAAAAAG CTCAAATACATTCAGGAATTCCAGAGGGAGAAGGAATCGTTTGAAAAGAACATGGCACGGTTCAA AGAGGACCATCCTGATTTGATAGAAGAACGAAAGAAATCAGACCTCCCAGAGAAGCCCAAAACCCCTCAGCAGCTCTGGTACAACCATGAGAAAAAAACCTTCATGAAGCTTCACCCAGAt GTAAGCCAAAAAGAGCTGAAGGAAGCTTTACGCAGACAGTGGTCTCAACTCTCTGACAAGAAAAGGCTGAAATGGATCAGCAAAGCCCTGGAGCTGCAGAAAGACTATGAG GACAGCTTAAAGGCCTACCATGAAGCGCATCCAGACTCAAACTCAGATGAGCACGTTAAGTCTGTGTTAACAAAGGCTGAACGGCAGCTCAAGGACAAGTTTGATGGCCGGCCTACCAAACCACCACC AAACGGTTATTCTCTATATTGTGCCGAGCTGATGGTAAACATGAAGGATGTGCCAAGTACAGAGAGGATGGTGCTGTGCAGTAAGCAGTGGAAAATGATGACCCAGAAAGAGAAGGACATGTTCCAGAAGCGATGTGAACAG AAAAAGAAGCAGTATGAGATTGACCTTCAGAGGTTTCTTGAG AGTCTGCCAGAGGAGGAGAGAGATCGAGTACTGATGGAGGAGAAGCTGGGAGGCACTAGGCTGAGTTTGGTAGGAGCTGGCAGCCCTGCTGGATCTAAATCCCCTTCAAGCAAG GAACGAGTTCGAGACCCTGAACTGGACCACTGGGTACAGGGGTTACCTAAAGATAGACGGGATGGGAAGAAGAAGTTGACAACGCGCCTCCCAGATACTCCTAAAACACCGGAGGAGATGTGGCAGCAGAGTGTAATAGGGGACTACCTGGCCAAATATAGG AGCGATAGGAAGAAAGCACAGACCGCCATGGAAGCCGCATGGAAAGCCatggaaaagaaagagaagatcCCCTGGATCAAGAAGGCGGCTGAGGACCAGAAGCGATACGAGGTTCAGTACCGGACTGTG AGAGAGCTGCTGGACATGAGGATTGTCCCATCAGGACAGGGGCAAAAAAAACCCAAGTTTGACGGGGAGCCCAAGAAACCTCCTGT GAGTGGTTATCAGATGTTCTCTCAGGAGCTGTTGACGAACGGAGAGCTGAACCACTTCAGTCTGAAGGAGCGCATGGTGGAGATCGGCAAGCGCTGGCACAAGCTCAACCAGACCCAGAAGGACAAGTACAAGAAACAGGTGGAGGAGCAGCAGCTTGAATACAAAGCAGAGCTGGAGGTGTGGGTGAAG tctctctctcctcAGGAGCGGGCGGTTTATAAGGAGTTTTCTTGTGCG AAACGGCGAAGTACGACAAAGACTCAAGCTCCCAGCGCTAAAGTTCGTGTTACCAAGGGGAAGGCG CAGGACACATCAGACTCAGATGAAGAGGACGATAAGACAGACACATCAGACTCTGAGGATGAGGACGAGGAGTCCGATGCTAGCACAGATAGCGAGGATGACGAGGATGATGACGAG AACGACGATGAGGAGGATGACGAGGAAGATGAGGAAGACCAATCAGAGGGTTCGAGCAGCTCAACCGAAGACAGCAGTGACTCTGATTCGGACTAA
- the ubtfl gene encoding upstream binding transcription factor, like isoform X1: MNGSSSMAVTQGVRIKIDPDDDVWSKEDCLMLLERIRTLLPDGDAMKYKTTESHFDWEKVGFGNYTGDMCKQKWQKVSTEVRKYRTMTELIVDAIEYVKNPYKGKKLKTHPDFPKKPLTPYFRFFMEKRAKYAKIHPEMSNLDLTKILSKKYKELPEKKKLKYIQEFQREKESFEKNMARFKEDHPDLIEERKKSDLPEKPKTPQQLWYNHEKKTFMKLHPDVSQKELKEALRRQWSQLSDKKRLKWISKALELQKDYEDSLKAYHEAHPDSNSDEHVKSVLTKAERQLKDKFDGRPTKPPPNGYSLYCAELMVNMKDVPSTERMVLCSKQWKMMTQKEKDMFQKRCEQKKKQYEIDLQRFLESLPEEERDRVLMEEKLGGTRLSLVGAGSPAGSKSPSSKERVRDPELDHWVQGLPKDRRDGKKKLTTRLPDTPKTPEEMWQQSVIGDYLAKYRSDRKKAQTAMEAAWKAMEKKEKIPWIKKAAEDQKRYEVQYRTVRELLDMRIVPSGQGQKKPKFDGEPKKPPVSGYQMFSQELLTNGELNHFSLKERMVEIGKRWHKLNQTQKDKYKKQVEEQQLEYKAELEVWVKSLSPQERAVYKEFSCAKRRSTTKTQAPSAKVRVTKGKAVGARAAVLGAGGGKRSMAYRAKQDTSDSDEEDDKTDTSDSEDEDEESDASTDSEDDEDDDENDDEEDDEEDEEDQSEGSSSSTEDSSDSDSD, encoded by the exons ATGAATGGCAGCAGCAGCATGGCTGTCACCCAGGGTGTTCGGATCAAAATCGACCCAG ATGATGATGTGTGGAGTAAAGAGGACTGTCTGATGCTGCTGGAGAGGATCAGGACTCTACTGCCTGATGGGGACGCTATGAAATACAAGACCACAGAGTCTCATTTTGACTGGGAGAAGGTGGGCTTTGGAAACTACACAGGGGACATGTGCAAGCAGAAATGGCAGAAAGTTTCCACAGAG GTGCGTAAATACAGGACAATGACAGAGCTTATTGTGGATGCCATAGAATACGTGAAGAACCCTTACAAAGGAAAGAAACTGAAG ACCCATCCAGACTTTCCAAAAAAGCCCCTCACACCCTACTTTCGTTTCTTCATGGAGAAAAGAGCCAAGTATGCAAAAATCCACCCAGAGATGAGCAACCTAGATCTTACCAAAATCCTGTCCAAAAAGTACAAGGAGCTCCCGGAAAAGAAAAAG CTCAAATACATTCAGGAATTCCAGAGGGAGAAGGAATCGTTTGAAAAGAACATGGCACGGTTCAA AGAGGACCATCCTGATTTGATAGAAGAACGAAAGAAATCAGACCTCCCAGAGAAGCCCAAAACCCCTCAGCAGCTCTGGTACAACCATGAGAAAAAAACCTTCATGAAGCTTCACCCAGAt GTAAGCCAAAAAGAGCTGAAGGAAGCTTTACGCAGACAGTGGTCTCAACTCTCTGACAAGAAAAGGCTGAAATGGATCAGCAAAGCCCTGGAGCTGCAGAAAGACTATGAG GACAGCTTAAAGGCCTACCATGAAGCGCATCCAGACTCAAACTCAGATGAGCACGTTAAGTCTGTGTTAACAAAGGCTGAACGGCAGCTCAAGGACAAGTTTGATGGCCGGCCTACCAAACCACCACC AAACGGTTATTCTCTATATTGTGCCGAGCTGATGGTAAACATGAAGGATGTGCCAAGTACAGAGAGGATGGTGCTGTGCAGTAAGCAGTGGAAAATGATGACCCAGAAAGAGAAGGACATGTTCCAGAAGCGATGTGAACAG AAAAAGAAGCAGTATGAGATTGACCTTCAGAGGTTTCTTGAG AGTCTGCCAGAGGAGGAGAGAGATCGAGTACTGATGGAGGAGAAGCTGGGAGGCACTAGGCTGAGTTTGGTAGGAGCTGGCAGCCCTGCTGGATCTAAATCCCCTTCAAGCAAG GAACGAGTTCGAGACCCTGAACTGGACCACTGGGTACAGGGGTTACCTAAAGATAGACGGGATGGGAAGAAGAAGTTGACAACGCGCCTCCCAGATACTCCTAAAACACCGGAGGAGATGTGGCAGCAGAGTGTAATAGGGGACTACCTGGCCAAATATAGG AGCGATAGGAAGAAAGCACAGACCGCCATGGAAGCCGCATGGAAAGCCatggaaaagaaagagaagatcCCCTGGATCAAGAAGGCGGCTGAGGACCAGAAGCGATACGAGGTTCAGTACCGGACTGTG AGAGAGCTGCTGGACATGAGGATTGTCCCATCAGGACAGGGGCAAAAAAAACCCAAGTTTGACGGGGAGCCCAAGAAACCTCCTGT GAGTGGTTATCAGATGTTCTCTCAGGAGCTGTTGACGAACGGAGAGCTGAACCACTTCAGTCTGAAGGAGCGCATGGTGGAGATCGGCAAGCGCTGGCACAAGCTCAACCAGACCCAGAAGGACAAGTACAAGAAACAGGTGGAGGAGCAGCAGCTTGAATACAAAGCAGAGCTGGAGGTGTGGGTGAAG tctctctctcctcAGGAGCGGGCGGTTTATAAGGAGTTTTCTTGTGCG AAACGGCGAAGTACGACAAAGACTCAAGCTCCCAGCGCTAAAGTTCGTGTTACCAAGGGGAAGGCGGTAGGTGCCAGAGCCGCAGTGCTGGGGGCCGGGGGGGGCAAACGTTCCATGGCGTACAGGGCAAAG CAGGACACATCAGACTCAGATGAAGAGGACGATAAGACAGACACATCAGACTCTGAGGATGAGGACGAGGAGTCCGATGCTAGCACAGATAGCGAGGATGACGAGGATGATGACGAG AACGACGATGAGGAGGATGACGAGGAAGATGAGGAAGACCAATCAGAGGGTTCGAGCAGCTCAACCGAAGACAGCAGTGACTCTGATTCGGACTAA